A genomic region of Chryseobacterium sp. KACC 21268 contains the following coding sequences:
- a CDS encoding ribonucleotide-diphosphate reductase subunit beta produces the protein MGIFDKRISYKPFEYPEVMQFVEAINKSYWVHSEVDFTADVQDFHSQLEPHEKNAVKNALLAIAQIEVNVKTFWGNLYDHLPKPELNGLGATFAECEFRHSEAYSRLLEVLGYNDDFLEVVNVPAVKDRIEYLGKMLKNANSQDPKAYVSSLLLFSILIENVSLFSQFAIILSFTRFQGYMKNVSNIIAWTSVDEQIHANGGIYLINKIREEQPDLLTDEDIEAIYDLVDESIEMESNILDWIFEQGELQKVSKKNLLDFMKYRVDDSLKKIGVKTRYNVSQEDYKPMVWFEEEVFANSMDDFFAKRPVDYTKHDKSITANDLF, from the coding sequence ATGGGAATTTTCGATAAAAGAATAAGCTACAAACCTTTTGAATATCCAGAAGTAATGCAATTTGTAGAGGCTATCAACAAGTCTTATTGGGTGCATTCCGAAGTGGATTTCACAGCCGATGTTCAGGATTTCCATTCCCAGCTGGAGCCTCACGAGAAAAACGCCGTGAAGAATGCTTTGCTGGCAATCGCTCAGATCGAGGTCAATGTGAAAACCTTTTGGGGAAATCTATATGACCACCTTCCGAAGCCGGAACTCAACGGTCTAGGCGCAACTTTCGCTGAGTGCGAATTCCGTCATTCCGAAGCTTACTCCAGATTGTTGGAAGTATTGGGTTACAATGATGACTTCTTGGAAGTGGTGAATGTTCCAGCTGTAAAAGACAGAATCGAATATCTTGGAAAAATGTTGAAGAACGCCAATTCCCAAGACCCGAAAGCTTACGTTTCCTCATTATTGCTTTTCAGTATTTTGATAGAGAATGTTTCGTTGTTCAGTCAGTTTGCGATCATTTTGTCGTTTACAAGATTCCAAGGTTATATGAAAAACGTGTCCAACATCATCGCTTGGACTTCTGTAGATGAGCAGATCCACGCCAATGGCGGAATCTATTTGATCAACAAGATCCGCGAAGAACAACCTGATCTTTTGACAGATGAGGACATCGAAGCGATCTATGACTTGGTAGATGAATCTATCGAGATGGAATCTAACATTTTGGACTGGATCTTCGAGCAAGGTGAATTGCAGAAAGTGTCCAAAAAGAATCTTCTTGACTTTATGAAATACAGAGTAGATGACTCTTTGAAGAAAATCGGTGTGAAAACAAGATACAACGTTTCTCAGGAAGATTACAAACCAATGGTTTGGTTCGAAGAGGAGGTTTTCGCCAACTCTATGGATGATTTCTTCGCAAAACGTCCGGTAGATTATACAAAACACGATAAAAGTATTACAGCGAACGATTTGTTTTAA
- a CDS encoding ribonucleoside-diphosphate reductase subunit alpha, with the protein MKVMMDENIDIWWLNEESEQMLNRGYLLKGETVDGAIDRITTAAAKRLYKPELQPAFKEMIVKGWISFSSPVWANMGTQRGLPISCFNVHVPDNIEGITHKLGEVIMQTKIGGGTSGYFGELRNRGTAVTDNGKSSGAVSFMKLYDTAMDVVSQGGVRRGAFAAYLDIDHGDIEEFLSIKDIGSPIQNLFTGICVPDYWMQDMIDGDADKRKIWARVLESRQQKGLPYIFFTDNVNRNKPQVYKDSGLMVNASNLCSEIMLPSTANESFICCLSSMNLELYDEWKDTNAVKLAIYFLDAVLSEFIDKTEGNYYLTSARNFAMRHRALGLGVLGYHSYLQKNMIPFESFEATQFNARAFRHIKEQSEIASKELANIYGEPDMLKGYGLRNTTLMAIAPTTSSSAILGQTSPGIEPFASNYYKAGLAKGNFMRKNKYLAKLLDEKGLDNEETWRTIMLNHGSVQHLEGLSDEEKAVFKTFREISPMEIVSQAAQRQQYIDQAQSLNLQIPSTMPVKDVNYVMIEAWKKGVKTLYYQRSSSVSKEMMVNFVTCSACEA; encoded by the coding sequence ATAAAAGTTATGATGGACGAAAATATAGATATCTGGTGGCTCAACGAAGAGTCTGAGCAAATGTTGAACAGAGGCTACCTTTTGAAAGGTGAGACTGTAGATGGCGCGATCGACCGTATTACGACGGCGGCGGCAAAACGTCTTTACAAACCGGAATTGCAACCGGCTTTCAAGGAAATGATCGTGAAAGGTTGGATCAGTTTCTCTTCTCCTGTATGGGCGAATATGGGAACACAACGTGGATTGCCGATCTCTTGTTTCAATGTTCACGTTCCGGATAATATCGAAGGCATCACGCACAAGTTGGGAGAGGTGATTATGCAGACGAAGATCGGTGGTGGAACGTCCGGTTATTTTGGAGAATTGAGAAACAGAGGAACTGCAGTGACAGACAACGGGAAATCTTCCGGAGCAGTTTCTTTTATGAAATTATATGACACCGCGATGGATGTGGTATCGCAAGGTGGCGTGAGAAGAGGCGCGTTTGCGGCGTATCTTGACATCGACCACGGTGATATTGAAGAATTCTTGAGTATCAAAGATATTGGAAGTCCAATCCAAAACTTGTTTACAGGGATTTGCGTTCCAGATTACTGGATGCAGGATATGATCGATGGTGATGCAGATAAGCGTAAAATCTGGGCAAGGGTTTTGGAAAGCCGTCAGCAAAAAGGTTTGCCTTACATCTTCTTCACGGACAATGTGAACAGAAACAAGCCTCAAGTCTACAAAGATTCTGGATTGATGGTGAACGCAAGTAACCTTTGTTCCGAGATCATGTTGCCTTCTACAGCTAACGAATCGTTCATCTGTTGTCTGTCTTCTATGAACTTGGAATTGTACGACGAATGGAAAGATACGAATGCTGTGAAATTGGCAATCTATTTCCTAGACGCGGTTCTTTCAGAATTCATTGATAAAACTGAAGGTAATTATTACCTGACTTCAGCTAGAAATTTTGCAATGCGTCACAGAGCTTTAGGTTTGGGTGTTTTAGGCTACCACTCTTATTTGCAGAAAAATATGATCCCGTTCGAAAGTTTCGAGGCGACTCAGTTCAATGCGAGAGCGTTCCGTCATATTAAAGAGCAGTCTGAGATTGCTTCCAAAGAATTGGCGAATATCTACGGCGAACCAGATATGTTGAAAGGTTACGGATTAAGAAACACGACTTTGATGGCCATTGCACCAACCACTTCAAGTTCTGCAATCCTTGGACAAACGTCTCCTGGAATCGAGCCGTTTGCTTCTAACTATTACAAAGCTGGTCTTGCAAAAGGAAACTTTATGCGTAAGAACAAATATTTGGCGAAATTACTTGATGAAAAAGGTTTGGACAATGAAGAAACTTGGAGAACGATCATGTTGAACCACGGTTCTGTACAACATCTTGAAGGTTTGTCTGATGAGGAAAAAGCAGTATTCAAAACATTCCGTGAGATCTCTCCAATGGAAATCGTTTCTCAGGCGGCTCAAAGACAACAGTATATCGATCAGGCGCAGTCGCTTAACTTGCAGATTCCTTCTACAATGCCAGTGAAAGACGTGAACTACGTGATGATCGAAGCTTGGAAGAAAGGTGTTAAAACGTTGTATTATCAAAGAAGTTCATCGGTTTCAAAAGAAATGATGGTCAACTTTGTGACTTGCTCTGCTTGTGAAGCGTAA